Proteins found in one Candidatus Hydrogenedentota bacterium genomic segment:
- a CDS encoding Gfo/Idh/MocA family oxidoreductase, which translates to MEKNKALSRATMTRRGFLKRAGTVTAGAAAFPYIIPSSALGADGAVTPSNRIVMGAIGVGGQGTGNMRQFLNSPGVQMVAVCDCDKGRVEAAKKIVDEKYGDQGCAAYGDFRELLARTDIDAVCIGTPDHWHGLQTIAAAKTGKDIYCEKPLVNTIAEGIAVRDAVNRYGRVLQTGSHERSRDNARYACELVRNGRIGKLHTIHVNLPWDSRDLSALPVPMPVPEGFDYDMWLGPCPWEPYTEKRCHFWFRYILEYSGGEVTDRGAHVIDIGQLGNNSDDTGPVEVTGKGTFLKKGLFDCAVDYQFDFTYANGVRMLCTTNQPRGVKFEGTDGWVFVHIHGGNLEASKPGLLKERIGPEEIHLGRSPGHHADFLRAVRTRGLPFAPVEVGVRTATMCHLANIAMLTGRTIKWDPVKEIITNDDEARKMCARPMRAPWTLT; encoded by the coding sequence ATGGAGAAGAACAAAGCATTGTCACGCGCCACGATGACGCGGCGCGGATTTTTAAAGCGGGCCGGCACGGTGACGGCGGGCGCTGCGGCGTTTCCCTATATCATTCCTTCGAGCGCCTTGGGCGCGGACGGCGCGGTCACGCCAAGCAATCGCATCGTCATGGGCGCGATAGGCGTCGGCGGGCAGGGCACCGGGAACATGCGCCAGTTTCTGAACAGCCCCGGCGTGCAGATGGTCGCGGTATGCGACTGCGACAAGGGGCGCGTCGAGGCGGCCAAGAAAATCGTGGATGAAAAATACGGCGACCAGGGTTGCGCGGCCTATGGCGATTTCCGCGAATTACTTGCGCGCACGGACATTGACGCGGTGTGCATCGGCACGCCGGATCATTGGCATGGATTGCAGACCATTGCCGCCGCCAAGACCGGAAAGGACATCTACTGCGAAAAGCCGCTCGTCAACACGATTGCCGAAGGCATCGCGGTCCGCGACGCGGTCAACCGTTATGGGCGCGTGCTGCAGACGGGCAGCCATGAACGATCCCGTGACAATGCGCGGTACGCCTGCGAACTTGTCCGAAACGGACGAATCGGCAAATTGCACACGATCCACGTCAACCTGCCGTGGGATTCGCGCGACCTCAGCGCGCTGCCGGTTCCGATGCCCGTGCCGGAAGGTTTCGACTACGACATGTGGCTCGGACCGTGCCCGTGGGAACCGTACACCGAAAAACGTTGCCACTTCTGGTTCCGCTACATCCTTGAATATTCAGGCGGCGAAGTGACGGATCGCGGCGCGCACGTGATTGATATCGGCCAATTGGGCAACAACAGCGACGACACCGGCCCCGTCGAGGTCACAGGCAAAGGCACGTTCCTGAAAAAAGGGCTGTTCGACTGCGCCGTGGATTACCAGTTCGATTTCACCTACGCCAACGGCGTCAGGATGCTCTGCACGACGAACCAGCCGCGCGGCGTGAAGTTCGAGGGAACCGACGGATGGGTCTTCGTGCATATTCACGGCGGCAACCTCGAAGCGAGCAAGCCGGGTCTGCTCAAGGAACGCATCGGGCCGGAAGAAATCCACCTCGGACGCAGCCCGGGGCATCATGCGGATTTCCTCCGCGCGGTGCGGACACGCGGCCTGCCTTTCGCGCCCGTCGAAGTGGGCGTGCGGACGGCGACGATGTGTCATCTGGCGAACATCGCCATGCTGACCGGGCGGACGATCAAATGGGATCCCGTGAAGGAAATTATTACAAACGACGATGAGGCGCGGAAAATGTGCGCGCGCCCAATGCGCGCGCCTTGGACATTGACGTGA
- a CDS encoding sugar phosphate isomerase/epimerase — MKTRVLTAMAALMWLAMAPAMAQGAPNAEKLGWRLGCQAYSFNRFTFFEAVDKTASLGLKYIEAYPGQKLSPEHPELIFDHNMSEDTMKMVKAKLDSAGVKLVNYGVVGLPNNEAACKKVFDFAQKMGIETICSEPPANAFDLLDKMTKKYKINVAIHNHPKPSPYWNYEAVLKNCKGHGKRIGACADTGHWLRSGIVPLDAIKALEGRIISFHFKDLNEASKDAHDVPWGTGKADVKALLTEIHRQGIKAVFSIEYEHNWENSVPDIAQCVAYFDKVAAELAR; from the coding sequence ATGAAAACACGTGTGTTGACGGCAATGGCGGCACTGATGTGGCTGGCGATGGCGCCGGCCATGGCGCAGGGCGCGCCGAACGCGGAAAAACTCGGCTGGCGGCTAGGCTGCCAGGCCTATTCCTTCAACCGCTTCACCTTCTTCGAGGCAGTGGACAAGACCGCCTCGCTGGGTCTGAAATATATCGAGGCCTATCCCGGTCAAAAACTGAGCCCCGAACACCCCGAACTGATCTTCGACCACAACATGTCCGAAGACACCATGAAAATGGTGAAGGCCAAACTCGACTCTGCAGGCGTCAAACTGGTCAATTACGGCGTGGTGGGTTTGCCCAACAACGAGGCCGCCTGCAAGAAGGTGTTCGATTTTGCCCAAAAGATGGGTATCGAAACCATCTGCTCGGAACCGCCTGCGAACGCCTTCGACCTGCTCGACAAAATGACGAAGAAATACAAGATCAACGTCGCGATCCACAACCACCCGAAACCGTCGCCGTACTGGAATTACGAGGCTGTGCTGAAGAACTGCAAAGGCCACGGGAAGCGCATCGGCGCCTGCGCGGACACCGGCCACTGGCTGCGTTCGGGCATCGTGCCGCTCGATGCCATCAAGGCGCTGGAAGGCCGCATCATCAGTTTCCATTTCAAAGACCTGAACGAGGCGTCCAAGGACGCGCACGACGTGCCCTGGGGCACGGGCAAGGCGGACGTAAAGGCATTGCTGACGGAAATTCACCGGCAGGGCATCAAGGCCGTCTTTTCGATCGAATACGAGCATAATTGGGAAAATTCGGTCCCCGATATCGCCCAATGCGTTGCGTATTTCGACAAGGTTGCGGCGGAATTGGCCCGGTAG
- a CDS encoding 30S ribosomal protein S1, producing MRTFDEPMDLDVGLEEELSREEMEALYSETLQNFSEGEVVRGTVVEIAADRVLMDIGYKSEGAVPKEEFPDPDNINVGDSFDVYIERPEDENGMPVLSKLKADRIKNWTHIQRVYEEDGVIEGRIVRRVKGGLKVDIGIDAFMPASQLTWRPTGDLERYIGQTMELKIIKLTKRRRNVVVSRRKLIEEQRADEKSRLLSTIEIGQIIKGEVKNITDFGAFIDVGGIDGLLHVTDMSWGRVKHPSQVVSVGQKIEVMVLNFDPQSERISLGLKQKTPNPWQTAATRYPVGGLARGRVVSMTDYGAFVQLEEGIEGMVHVSEMSWTRRVRHPNEILTLDQEVDVMVLSVDPEAEKIALGIKQTQPNPWMELSQRYPIGSVVKGVVRNLTDYGAFIQIEEGIDGLLHVSDISWTKKVGHPSEVIERGQELEVKILSIDPQNEKISVGLKQLERDPWEAVIESTPIGSHVEVEIAKLVSFGAFARLENGIEGLIHVSEVSADRVAKPEDVLAVGDKVSAKVIGIDPIERKIALSIREYQRDLDIQAQAQYGQTGSERVSVGDVVGDAIPRSMLQAGRSLADAANELMAVVSAQMANQDNAAAPEAAPEPETEKKEETAE from the coding sequence GTGCGTACGTTTGATGAACCGATGGATCTCGATGTGGGACTCGAGGAGGAACTGTCCCGGGAAGAGATGGAAGCGTTGTACAGCGAGACGCTTCAAAATTTCAGCGAGGGCGAAGTCGTACGCGGGACGGTGGTGGAAATCGCCGCGGACCGCGTGTTGATGGATATCGGCTACAAGAGTGAAGGCGCGGTGCCCAAGGAAGAATTTCCGGATCCCGACAATATCAACGTCGGCGACTCGTTCGACGTGTACATCGAGCGGCCGGAAGATGAAAACGGCATGCCGGTCCTGTCGAAACTGAAGGCGGACCGCATCAAGAACTGGACGCATATCCAGCGGGTGTACGAGGAAGACGGCGTCATTGAAGGCCGGATCGTCCGGCGCGTCAAGGGCGGGCTGAAGGTGGACATCGGCATAGACGCGTTCATGCCGGCGAGCCAGTTGACATGGCGTCCCACCGGCGATCTCGAACGGTACATCGGTCAGACGATGGAACTGAAAATCATCAAGTTGACGAAACGCCGCCGCAACGTGGTCGTCAGCCGCCGCAAATTGATCGAAGAACAGCGCGCCGACGAAAAAAGCCGGCTGTTGTCCACCATCGAGATCGGCCAGATCATCAAGGGCGAAGTCAAAAATATCACCGATTTCGGCGCCTTCATAGACGTGGGCGGCATAGACGGCCTCCTGCACGTTACGGACATGTCGTGGGGCCGCGTGAAACATCCCTCGCAGGTCGTTTCGGTGGGACAAAAGATCGAAGTCATGGTGTTGAACTTCGATCCGCAGTCCGAACGGATCAGCCTGGGGCTCAAGCAAAAGACCCCGAATCCTTGGCAAACCGCGGCGACGCGATATCCAGTGGGCGGTTTGGCGCGCGGCCGTGTGGTCAGCATGACGGATTACGGCGCGTTTGTCCAGCTTGAGGAAGGCATCGAGGGCATGGTTCATGTCAGCGAGATGAGTTGGACGCGCCGCGTGCGGCATCCCAACGAGATTCTGACGCTGGATCAGGAAGTGGACGTCATGGTGTTGAGCGTGGATCCCGAAGCGGAGAAGATCGCGCTGGGCATCAAGCAGACCCAGCCCAATCCGTGGATGGAATTGAGCCAGCGGTATCCGATCGGTTCGGTGGTCAAGGGCGTGGTCCGCAATCTGACCGATTACGGCGCGTTCATTCAGATCGAAGAAGGTATTGACGGCCTTCTGCATGTGAGCGACATTTCGTGGACGAAGAAGGTCGGCCATCCGTCCGAGGTCATCGAACGCGGCCAGGAACTCGAGGTCAAGATCCTCAGCATCGATCCGCAGAACGAAAAGATCAGCGTCGGCCTGAAGCAACTCGAACGCGATCCGTGGGAAGCGGTCATCGAAAGCACGCCGATCGGGTCGCACGTCGAGGTGGAAATCGCGAAACTGGTCAGTTTCGGCGCGTTCGCGCGTCTTGAAAACGGGATCGAAGGCCTGATTCACGTCAGCGAGGTTTCGGCGGATCGGGTCGCGAAACCCGAAGACGTGCTCGCGGTGGGCGACAAGGTATCGGCAAAGGTGATTGGGATCGATCCCATCGAGCGCAAGATTGCACTGAGCATCCGCGAATACCAGCGCGACCTCGACATTCAGGCGCAGGCCCAATACGGCCAGACCGGTTCCGAACGGGTCAGCGTCGGCGACGTGGTCGGCGACGCCATTCCGCGTTCCATGTTGCAGGCCGGACGCAGCCTGGCGGATGCGGCAAACGAGTTGATGGCGGTTGTGAGCGCACAAATGGCCAACCAAGACAATGCCGCGGCGCCGGAGGCCGCCCCCGAACCGGAGACCGAAAAAAAAGAGGAAACCGCCGAATAA